The Xanthocytophaga agilis DNA window GTCAGGCTGATATAGCGTTTGAAGCACAAAAACATGCCTTGACAACTCTAATGGCTGGATTTACTACTGTTCGTGATCTGGGAGGCAGCGGGGTAAATATCTCTTTGCGAAATGCTATTAACAAAGGCCTGGTAGTAGGGCCTCGTATTTTTACTTCTGGTAAAACTATTGCTACTACAGGTGGTCATGGTGACCCTACCAATGGATGGAGATCTGATATTCAGTTTCCTACTGCTACTAGCGATGGTGTAGTGGATAGTCCGGATGCAGCCCGTCAAGCCATTCGCCAACGATACAAAGACGGAGTAGATTGTATCAAGATCACAGCCACTGGTGGGGTGTTGAGTATTGCCAAGAGTGGGAAAGCACCCCAATTTATGGAGGACGAACTGGATGCTATTGTAAAAACAGCTAAAGATTATGGCTTCCATGTAGCAGCTCATGCACACGGAGCAGAAGGAATGAAGAGAGCTATCAAAGCTGGTATTACAACCATAGAACATGGCACATTTATGGATGATGAAACCATTGAACTGTTCAAAAAGTATGGTACCTATTATGTACCTACTATTATTGCCGGAAAAACTGTAGCAGATTCAGCAAAGGTTCCGGGATATTATCATCCGCTGGTCATACCCAAAGCCATAGAAACAGGAAAACAAATTCAGGCAACTTTTGCCAAAGCCTATAAGGCAGGAGTAAAAATTGCCTTTGGTACTGATGCAGGTGTATTTCTACACGGCAAAAATGCCAAGGAGTTTGAATATATGGTAGAAGCAGGTATGCCAGCTATACAGGCTATTAAATGTGCGACTATCATTCCTGCAGAAATCCTGGGAATGAAAGATCAGCTTGGCTCTTTAGAAACTGGTAAGTTTGCAGATATTGTAGCAACTAATGAGAATCCGCTTCAAAATATTAAGACATTACAAAACGTAACCTTTGTAATGAAAGAAGGAGTAGTATACAAGAATCAATAATTTATGTATTATTGGGAGTTGTATGTTCAGTACACTCCCAATAGTTATAAGTTAGACACGATGAAAATTGACGCACATCAGCATTTCTGGTTATATACTCCTGAAGAATTTAGCTGGATCAGTGATGATATGGCCACCATCCGACGCAACTTCCTGCCTGAAGACCTGCAACCAGAACTACAAAAGCTGCAATTTGATGGCTGTGTAGCAGTACAAGCCTCACAGACACTGGATGAAAATTATTTTTTACTAGGTCTTGCGGAAGACTACTCCTTCATCAAAGGAGTAGTAGGTTGGGTAAATCTTCAGTCTGATACTGTATCAGACTCACTTTCCGAATTCGCTTCTCAATCTAAGTTTGTAGGTGTCAGGCATGTTGTGCAGGGAGAAAGTGATCCTGAGTTTATGTTACGTCCTGCATTTATGAAGGGTATACAACAACTGGCTCAACATAGTCTCACCTATGATATTCTGATCTATCACCATCAATTGCCCATGGCGATTCGATTTGTTGAGAAGTTTTCCGATCAACCTATGGTACTTGACCATATTGCCAAACCAGATATTAAAAACGGACAAGGCTTTGATAACTGGCGCAAGAACATCCTACAATTAGGATCTCATTCTAATGTTTATTGTAAGCTATCTGGTATGGTAACCGAAGCCAACTGGCAAATCTGGACTCCTCAGGACTTTCGTAAGTATCTTGATACAGTACTTGAGGCATTTACCCCACAGCGCCTGATGATAGGCTCTGACTGGCCAGTATGTTTGGTAGCCTCTCCATATGAGAAGGTAGCACAGCTCGTTACTGACTACATACAGACACTCTCTCAACACGAGCAAAATCAGATACTAGGTGTGACAGCTGCTAAATTTTATGGTTTAGAATAAAAGACTATTTTATTTATATAGCATTGAAGTTTGTAATCGTTGGCATTCAATTACTTTGTCGAAGATTTTATACTCTTTAACGAAGATTTTATTTGGGTTAGTTGTAAATCTTTTATCGTTCTGAAACATTTAGTTACCTTTACCAGTTATTACTAAAGAGGTTATTGTTTTGTAAAAGATTTATTGTTCTACGCTTGGCCGATCATCAACAACATTTATCCTTCTTTCTGAAATGTTAATACAACCCGGTAAACTACTAGCTCAAATCGAAACACCGGATGATTTGCGCAAATTAGACCCTTCTGAACTTTATCAGGTATGTACTGAATTACGTCAATACATTATTGATACAGTTTCTGTTTACGGTGGACATTTCGGAGCCAGTCTCGGAGTAGTCGAACTGACAGTGGCTCTTCACTATGTTTTTAATACACCTTATGATCAGTTGGTATGGGATGTTGGACATCAGGCCTATGGACATAAAATATTAACTGGCAGACGCAAAGTATTTCATACAAACCGAATGTATGGTGGGATATCAGGTTTTCCAAAACGTAAAGAAAGTCCCTATGATACCTTTGGTGTAGGTCATTCATCTACTTCCATATCTGCGGCATTAGGAATGGCAGTAGCATCAGCTTATAAAAATGAGAAAGATCGCCAGCATGTCGCTATCATTGGAGATGGTTCTATGACAGCCGGAATGGCTTTTGAAGCAATGAATCATGCAGGTGTCTCTGATACTAATCTTTTGATTGTACTCAATGACAACTGTATGGCTATTGATCCCAATGTAGGGGCACTCAAAGACTATCTGACAGATATTACAACTTCCCGCCTATACAACAAAGCGAAAGACGAAGTATGGAATACCTTAGGCAAGATCAGCAAATTTGGTAAGAACGCCCAGGAAATTGTTTCCAAGATTGAGAATGCAATCAAAGCAGCCTTATTACAACAAAGCAATCTCTTCGAATCTCTGAATCTGCGTTACTTTGGTCCTATTGACGGACATGATATAGATCATCTGGTAAGTGTAATGCAGGACTTACGGGATATACCTGGTCCGAAGATACTTCACTGCGTTACTGTAAAAGGGAAAGGATATGCTCCTGCAGAAAAAGAACAAACCAAATGGCATGCTCCAGGTCTGTTTGATAAGGTAACAGGAGAGATCCGTAAAAAAGTATACGATAAACCA harbors:
- a CDS encoding amidohydrolase family protein; its protein translation is MKKILYSAALFVWASCAFAQKTLIHCGTLIDGVRNDTQTQITLVVEGKKIIRIDKGYTNPAADEKVVDLKNKTVMPGFTDMHVHLESETSKDQYLKRMSYGQADIAFEAQKHALTTLMAGFTTVRDLGGSGVNISLRNAINKGLVVGPRIFTSGKTIATTGGHGDPTNGWRSDIQFPTATSDGVVDSPDAARQAIRQRYKDGVDCIKITATGGVLSIAKSGKAPQFMEDELDAIVKTAKDYGFHVAAHAHGAEGMKRAIKAGITTIEHGTFMDDETIELFKKYGTYYVPTIIAGKTVADSAKVPGYYHPLVIPKAIETGKQIQATFAKAYKAGVKIAFGTDAGVFLHGKNAKEFEYMVEAGMPAIQAIKCATIIPAEILGMKDQLGSLETGKFADIVATNENPLQNIKTLQNVTFVMKEGVVYKNQ
- a CDS encoding amidohydrolase family protein; amino-acid sequence: MKIDAHQHFWLYTPEEFSWISDDMATIRRNFLPEDLQPELQKLQFDGCVAVQASQTLDENYFLLGLAEDYSFIKGVVGWVNLQSDTVSDSLSEFASQSKFVGVRHVVQGESDPEFMLRPAFMKGIQQLAQHSLTYDILIYHHQLPMAIRFVEKFSDQPMVLDHIAKPDIKNGQGFDNWRKNILQLGSHSNVYCKLSGMVTEANWQIWTPQDFRKYLDTVLEAFTPQRLMIGSDWPVCLVASPYEKVAQLVTDYIQTLSQHEQNQILGVTAAKFYGLE
- the dxs gene encoding 1-deoxy-D-xylulose-5-phosphate synthase, producing the protein MLIQPGKLLAQIETPDDLRKLDPSELYQVCTELRQYIIDTVSVYGGHFGASLGVVELTVALHYVFNTPYDQLVWDVGHQAYGHKILTGRRKVFHTNRMYGGISGFPKRKESPYDTFGVGHSSTSISAALGMAVASAYKNEKDRQHVAIIGDGSMTAGMAFEAMNHAGVSDTNLLIVLNDNCMAIDPNVGALKDYLTDITTSRLYNKAKDEVWNTLGKISKFGKNAQEIVSKIENAIKAALLQQSNLFESLNLRYFGPIDGHDIDHLVSVMQDLRDIPGPKILHCVTVKGKGYAPAEKEQTKWHAPGLFDKVTGEIRKKVYDKPQPPKYQDVFGNTILELAEQNDKIYGITPAMPSGSSLNIMMKAMPHRAIDVGIAEQHAVTFSAGLATQGLIPFCNIYSSFMQRAYDQVIHDAAIQELPVIFCLDRAGFAGADGPTHHGAYDIAYMRCIPNMIVFSPMNEQELRNIMYTVQLPDFKNHKSSITIRYPRGEGVMADWKTPFEKMEIGKGRKIQDGEEVAIVTIGHIGNYVTKATELLVEEGIKPAHYDMRFAKPLDKVMLHEIFSNYSKVITVEDGCLMGGFGSAVLEFMADHDYHAQLKRLGIPDRVVEHGEQIELHRECGFDPEGIAKAVKAMIALELKI